The genomic interval TGACAAAGGTTTTCATGTGGGAATGGTAGAAAGGAGGAATCCCCCTCAATTCCTGCGCACGTGACGAGGTTTTGAAAAAAAGGACGTGGGTACCTCATTTGACAAGGGGGGATCCATGCAGGAATGACAGGGGTTTTGCAGGAAGACGCAGGATATTGTGAGAAGAGTCACCGTCTGAAAAAACTATATAAAATGTCCTTGCTGACCTTTCTGGACACCCAGCATCTGTCTTTCAGAGTATTTAGTCGTTCGAAAGATGTAGAAAATGAAGGAGTCTTTTTCCTCATTCATGCAACGTTTTAATTCCGATTTTAA from Atribacterota bacterium carries:
- the cas2 gene encoding CRISPR-associated endonuclease Cas2; amino-acid sequence: MYVVMVYDVEEKRVGKILKIGRKYLTWVQNSVLEGELTEAQFERLKSELKRCMNEEKDSFIFYIFRTTKYSERQMLGVQKGQQGHFI